From the genome of Adlercreutzia equolifaciens DSM 19450:
CGCTCATGAACTTGAAGTCAGGGCTGGCAAGCTGCACCACGACACGGCCGATCTCGGTCTCCACGTTGCCGTAGTGGCCCATGGGGGGCATGTGCACGTTGGCCGTGAAGGCGTCGGGATAAGCTTCCTGGAAGTTCTCCAGAGCGGCCGTCCAGGCCAGCGGGCACACCACGTTCACGTTGATGCCGTCGGGGCCCCATTCGGTGGCGGCCACGCGGCTCATGCCGCGGATGCCCTCCTTGGCGGCGGCGTAGGCGCACTGGCCGAAGTTGCCGAAGAGGCCTGCACCGGAGGCGAAGTTGATGACCGAGCCCTTGGTCTCCTTCAGGTAGGGATAGCACGCCTGCATGTAGTAGAAGGTGGCGTACAGACCCGAGTAGATGGCCAGGTCGAACTGGTCGGTGGTGTGGTCGGCCAGCGTCACGCCGGAAGCGGAGGCCTGGGCGTTGTTCACCAGCACGTCGATGCGGCCGAACTTCTCGATGGCCTGGTCGATGA
Proteins encoded in this window:
- a CDS encoding SDR family NAD(P)-dependent oxidoreductase; amino-acid sequence: MGFLEGKTAIITGAGFAALKDGSAGSIGYGIATAYAKEGANLVITGRNVKKLETAKEKLEAEYGIQVLCVAADVNAGADNQAVVQNVIDQAIEKFGRIDVLVNNAQASASGVTLADHTTDQFDLAIYSGLYATFYYMQACYPYLKETKGSVINFASGAGLFGNFGQCAYAAAKEGIRGMSRVAATEWGPDGINVNVVCPLAWTAALENFQEAYPDAFTANVHMPPMGHYGNVETEIGRVVVQLASPDFKFMSGETLTLEGGMGQRP